One window from the genome of SAR202 cluster bacterium encodes:
- a CDS encoding MBL fold metallo-hydrolase, producing the protein MISNSFRLIEDRNVKVDSKDMFSGLPEGVWVKRVELDRDCRALLPTYCLLLSIAGKNILVDTGLGQPDNGTRNGETIIARHMLLQGLKTAGLGPSDIDFVILTHLESDHLGGCARRDSDGNLFPSFPRARHLVQSQCWSEAISSSNTEVSPEEASTRSTSFIPLRTFFRSIGSRRASHTSGAFSAPLPSMRRSLRAGFWHSSATKFTI; encoded by the coding sequence ATGATCTCAAACTCTTTTCGTCTGATAGAGGATAGAAACGTAAAGGTTGATTCCAAGGACATGTTTTCCGGCCTGCCGGAGGGTGTGTGGGTCAAAAGGGTAGAGCTGGACCGGGACTGCAGGGCGCTGCTGCCTACGTATTGCCTTCTTCTGAGCATTGCCGGCAAGAACATTCTGGTCGATACGGGTTTGGGCCAGCCGGATAACGGGACGCGAAACGGGGAAACAATAATCGCGCGTCACATGCTCTTGCAGGGCCTTAAGACCGCCGGGCTGGGGCCTTCCGACATCGACTTTGTAATCCTTACCCATCTTGAATCGGACCACCTGGGCGGGTGCGCCCGCCGCGACAGCGATGGAAACCTCTTCCCCAGCTTCCCCCGCGCCCGCCATCTGGTGCAGTCCCAATGCTGGAGTGAGGCCATTTCCTCCTCAAACACGGAGGTCTCTCCTGAAGAGGCGTCCACCAGGTCTACTTCTTTCATTCCCTTGAGAACTTTTTTCAGGTCCATAGGTTCGCGAAGGGCCAGCCACACGTCCGGGGCCTTCTCGGCGCCGTTGCCTTCCATGCGCAGAAGCCTAAGAGCGGGGTTCTGGCACAGCTCGGCGACAAAGTTCACCATCTGA